A stretch of the Ostrea edulis chromosome 9, xbOstEdul1.1, whole genome shotgun sequence genome encodes the following:
- the LOC130046314 gene encoding uncharacterized protein LOC130046314 isoform X2, giving the protein MVYISLLSPSTDNNPPRKCDQFSPAFGKNCEFRCHCSNSSEVCDNNFGICQSGCIDGWHGNNCQLITSVFDKSDIVANLPSTHLVQCTINKLWYNWSSVYLTVYNTTNILINVSQGGEISASDERLNATLSRATGTEADNVTFKFLFGEDDCDLAGMYRCQFEMLGNFHTSYANLSISVQGKSSNLQISTKNVYIKRSTDSINCTLQLADSNADVILTFMDKDNNTLNLTTADEQILFPEAKCTNLTTFIYNFNATQELNQSRAKCTLRSEANGIVLESNGSVINIVSRSVSVVAVMEPKSLEIVAGKTDELTCFVNVSSYKWTAIHLDFHNESLTRRIVTIANNTIISDVDQVKASSSIDSEYVNVTFIFNPLTSTDGCSLSGSYTCLIDLVDKYIATENDSSAVTFTAPLSAIEISADSSYVSGSNSTINCTVDLGDRSNTDVKLEGCQGGTHVDLKEIGIATRDILYPNDDQGVNCTNQIIYRYHLTFMDINNNMLVRCHSNDNLYNSSISTKCVSINITRVQATMEPSLLYGKWSSKATFECKIPLSEIYFSTFQFFNDSTSPLLSITAENNFTIPPQNERISAVYTSSPLENYRAVNITFDLRPGDDLCNLIGSYLCRVRTFNESLILPTDDESQLIIAAPPSNVSIEIKQMYVIGGINETINCTAIINLNTTTLSLHYNISGSSTTAPQNITQTIVESEMTDDCRHRVRVVNVFAPNLSLDGFMVVCVASDVIFGNGFRSKEETLNIFSLT; this is encoded by the exons ATGGTGTATATAAGTCTCCTGTCACCATCAACAGATA ATAATCCACCCAGAAAATGTGATCAATTTTCACCAGCGTTTGGAAAAAATTGTGAGTTTAGATGCCACTGCTCTAATTCAAGCGAGGTTTGTGATAACAATTTCGGGATTTGTCAAAGTGGGTGCATTGATGGATGGCATGGAAACAATTGTCAACTAA TTACTTCTGTATTTGATAAGTCGGACATCGTCGCCAATCTACCTTCTACACACTTAGTTCAATGCACTATTAACAAACTTTGGTACAACTGGAGTAGCGTGTATCTGACTGTCTACAACACAACAAACATTCTCATCAATGTGTCTCAAGGTGGCGAGATCTCGGCATCAGACGAGAGGTTGAACGCTACGTTAAGCAGAGCAACCGGGACTGAGGCAGATaatgttacatttaaatttctcTTTGGGGAAGACGACTGTGACTTGGCGGGAATGTATAGGTGCCAATTTGAGATGCTGGGCAACTTCCATACATCGTATGCCAATTTGTCCATTTCTGTACAAG GAAAGTCCTCAAATCTTCAGATATCGACAAAAAACGTATACATCAAACGATCTACAGACAGCATAAACTGCACTCTACAACTAGCAGATTCCAATGCAGATGTCATTCTTACCTTTATGGATAAAGATAATAATACTTTAAATTTGACAACTGCtgatgaacaaattttattcccTGAAGCGAAATGCACCAACCTGACAACGTTTATTTACAACTTTAACGCCACACAAGAGCTGAATCAATCGAGGGCTAAGTGTACTTTGCGAAGTGAAGCAAATGGAATTGTTTTGGAATCCAACGGCTCAGTTATCAATATTGTTTCTAGATCTGTTTCTG TGGTTGCTGTGATGGAACCTAAAAGCCTTGAGATTGTGGCTGGAAAAACTGATGAATTGACTTGCTTTGTCAATGTGAGTAGCTATAAATGGACGGCCATTCATTTAGACTTTCACAACGAATCCCTCACTCGAAGAATTGTCACAATCGCTAACAACACGATAATTTCTGATGTTGACCAAGTGAAAGCATCTTCGAGTATAGATTCCGAATATGTGAATGTTACTTTCATCTTCAATCCACTGACGTCGACGGATGGTTGTTCTCTCTCTGGTAGCTACACGTGCTTAATAGATTTGGTGGACAAATATATTGCAACTGAAAACGATAGTAGTGCTGTCACTTTCACAG CTCCTTTGTCTGCTATTGAAATATCTGCTGATTCTTCATACGTCAGTGGATCCAATTCAACGATCAACTGTACAGTTGACCTTGGTGATAGGTCAAACACGGATGTGAAATTAGAAGGTTGTCAAGGAGGAACGCACGTGGACTTAAAGGAGATAGGAATAGCAACTCGGGACATACTGTACCCCAATGATGATCAAGGAGTCAATTgtacaaatcaaataatttatcGATATCACCTAACATTTATGGACATCAACAACAACATGTTAGTCCGCTGTCATAGCAACGATAATCTCTACAACAGCAGTATATCAACAAAATGTGTATCAATAAATATCACACGAG TCCAAGCTACCATGGAACCATCACTATTATACGGAAAGTGGAGTTCCAAAGCAACCTTTGAATGCAAAATTCCGCTCTCTGAAATTTACTTCTCCACATTCCAATTTTTTAACGATTCTACTTCTCCCTTGCTCTCTATCACCGcagaaaataattttacaaTTCCACCACAAAACGAACGAATCTCAGCGGTATATACCAGTTCACCACTAGAAAACTACAGAGCGGTAAATATTACATTTGACCTTCGACCTGGTGATGATTtgtgcaatttgattggttcttACCTCTGTCGGGTAAGAACTTTCAACGAGAGTTTGATTCTTCCTACAGACGACGAAAGCCAATTGATCATAGCag CTCCTCCATCCAACGTTTCCATTGAAATCAAACAGATGTATGTCATTGGCGGAATAAATGAAACCATCAACTGCACAGCAATAATTAACCTAAACACAACTACATTATCACTACACTACAATATCAGTGGAAGTTCTACAACCGCCCCACAAAACATTACCCAGACGATTGTCGAATCTGAAATGACAGACGACTGCAGACATCGAGTTCGTGTCGTAAACGTCTTTGCTCCTAATCTTAGCTTGGATGGGTTTATGGTGGTTTGCGTGGCCAGTGATGTGATATTTGGTAACGGGTTTCGTTCTAAAGAAGAAACACTAAATATATTTAGCTTGACATAA
- the LOC130046314 gene encoding uncharacterized protein LOC130046314 isoform X1, giving the protein MGERCIAYYGDQFAVQTGQELAIVQSYTHEGPFDNIGSDQNRNIHQQDSSFIAEIFDSTIDKRWLNNQLRANYPLGVNYSNDNTPESKPDPKEDYADTCCDKKERKTIVLITLGILFVAVAGGALMVYISLLSPSTDNNPPRKCDQFSPAFGKNCEFRCHCSNSSEVCDNNFGICQSGCIDGWHGNNCQLITSVFDKSDIVANLPSTHLVQCTINKLWYNWSSVYLTVYNTTNILINVSQGGEISASDERLNATLSRATGTEADNVTFKFLFGEDDCDLAGMYRCQFEMLGNFHTSYANLSISVQGKSSNLQISTKNVYIKRSTDSINCTLQLADSNADVILTFMDKDNNTLNLTTADEQILFPEAKCTNLTTFIYNFNATQELNQSRAKCTLRSEANGIVLESNGSVINIVSRSVSVVAVMEPKSLEIVAGKTDELTCFVNVSSYKWTAIHLDFHNESLTRRIVTIANNTIISDVDQVKASSSIDSEYVNVTFIFNPLTSTDGCSLSGSYTCLIDLVDKYIATENDSSAVTFTAPLSAIEISADSSYVSGSNSTINCTVDLGDRSNTDVKLEGCQGGTHVDLKEIGIATRDILYPNDDQGVNCTNQIIYRYHLTFMDINNNMLVRCHSNDNLYNSSISTKCVSINITRVQATMEPSLLYGKWSSKATFECKIPLSEIYFSTFQFFNDSTSPLLSITAENNFTIPPQNERISAVYTSSPLENYRAVNITFDLRPGDDLCNLIGSYLCRVRTFNESLILPTDDESQLIIAAPPSNVSIEIKQMYVIGGINETINCTAIINLNTTTLSLHYNISGSSTTAPQNITQTIVESEMTDDCRHRVRVVNVFAPNLSLDGFMVVCVASDVIFGNGFRSKEETLNIFSLT; this is encoded by the exons ATGGGAGAACGCTGCATTGCATATTATGGCGATCAATTTGCTGTGCAAACTGGTCAAGAACTGGCCATAGTGCAATCGTACACACATGAAGGTCCTTTTGACAATATTGGAAGTGACCAAAATCGGAATATACATCAACAAGACAGCTCCTTCATAGCCGAGATATTTGACAGTACCATAGATAAGCGTTGGCTG AACAATCAGTTGAGAGCGAACTACCCGTTGGGAGTGAATTATTCTAATGACAACACCCCGGAATCAAAACCTGACCCTAAGGAAGACTACGCcgatacctgctgtgacaagaaAGAACGTAAAACAATTGTCTTGATTACTCTGGGGATTCTGTTCGTAGCTGTCGCGGGTGGAGCCTTGATGGTGTATATAAGTCTCCTGTCACCATCAACAGATA ATAATCCACCCAGAAAATGTGATCAATTTTCACCAGCGTTTGGAAAAAATTGTGAGTTTAGATGCCACTGCTCTAATTCAAGCGAGGTTTGTGATAACAATTTCGGGATTTGTCAAAGTGGGTGCATTGATGGATGGCATGGAAACAATTGTCAACTAA TTACTTCTGTATTTGATAAGTCGGACATCGTCGCCAATCTACCTTCTACACACTTAGTTCAATGCACTATTAACAAACTTTGGTACAACTGGAGTAGCGTGTATCTGACTGTCTACAACACAACAAACATTCTCATCAATGTGTCTCAAGGTGGCGAGATCTCGGCATCAGACGAGAGGTTGAACGCTACGTTAAGCAGAGCAACCGGGACTGAGGCAGATaatgttacatttaaatttctcTTTGGGGAAGACGACTGTGACTTGGCGGGAATGTATAGGTGCCAATTTGAGATGCTGGGCAACTTCCATACATCGTATGCCAATTTGTCCATTTCTGTACAAG GAAAGTCCTCAAATCTTCAGATATCGACAAAAAACGTATACATCAAACGATCTACAGACAGCATAAACTGCACTCTACAACTAGCAGATTCCAATGCAGATGTCATTCTTACCTTTATGGATAAAGATAATAATACTTTAAATTTGACAACTGCtgatgaacaaattttattcccTGAAGCGAAATGCACCAACCTGACAACGTTTATTTACAACTTTAACGCCACACAAGAGCTGAATCAATCGAGGGCTAAGTGTACTTTGCGAAGTGAAGCAAATGGAATTGTTTTGGAATCCAACGGCTCAGTTATCAATATTGTTTCTAGATCTGTTTCTG TGGTTGCTGTGATGGAACCTAAAAGCCTTGAGATTGTGGCTGGAAAAACTGATGAATTGACTTGCTTTGTCAATGTGAGTAGCTATAAATGGACGGCCATTCATTTAGACTTTCACAACGAATCCCTCACTCGAAGAATTGTCACAATCGCTAACAACACGATAATTTCTGATGTTGACCAAGTGAAAGCATCTTCGAGTATAGATTCCGAATATGTGAATGTTACTTTCATCTTCAATCCACTGACGTCGACGGATGGTTGTTCTCTCTCTGGTAGCTACACGTGCTTAATAGATTTGGTGGACAAATATATTGCAACTGAAAACGATAGTAGTGCTGTCACTTTCACAG CTCCTTTGTCTGCTATTGAAATATCTGCTGATTCTTCATACGTCAGTGGATCCAATTCAACGATCAACTGTACAGTTGACCTTGGTGATAGGTCAAACACGGATGTGAAATTAGAAGGTTGTCAAGGAGGAACGCACGTGGACTTAAAGGAGATAGGAATAGCAACTCGGGACATACTGTACCCCAATGATGATCAAGGAGTCAATTgtacaaatcaaataatttatcGATATCACCTAACATTTATGGACATCAACAACAACATGTTAGTCCGCTGTCATAGCAACGATAATCTCTACAACAGCAGTATATCAACAAAATGTGTATCAATAAATATCACACGAG TCCAAGCTACCATGGAACCATCACTATTATACGGAAAGTGGAGTTCCAAAGCAACCTTTGAATGCAAAATTCCGCTCTCTGAAATTTACTTCTCCACATTCCAATTTTTTAACGATTCTACTTCTCCCTTGCTCTCTATCACCGcagaaaataattttacaaTTCCACCACAAAACGAACGAATCTCAGCGGTATATACCAGTTCACCACTAGAAAACTACAGAGCGGTAAATATTACATTTGACCTTCGACCTGGTGATGATTtgtgcaatttgattggttcttACCTCTGTCGGGTAAGAACTTTCAACGAGAGTTTGATTCTTCCTACAGACGACGAAAGCCAATTGATCATAGCag CTCCTCCATCCAACGTTTCCATTGAAATCAAACAGATGTATGTCATTGGCGGAATAAATGAAACCATCAACTGCACAGCAATAATTAACCTAAACACAACTACATTATCACTACACTACAATATCAGTGGAAGTTCTACAACCGCCCCACAAAACATTACCCAGACGATTGTCGAATCTGAAATGACAGACGACTGCAGACATCGAGTTCGTGTCGTAAACGTCTTTGCTCCTAATCTTAGCTTGGATGGGTTTATGGTGGTTTGCGTGGCCAGTGATGTGATATTTGGTAACGGGTTTCGTTCTAAAGAAGAAACACTAAATATATTTAGCTTGACATAA